The Pontibacter korlensis sequence TGGCAGACGGTCTTTTTGTTGTGTAAAGCTATACTTGCTGATCTCAAAAGGAGGAGCCGTTGTATTCTCATAGAGCCACTTGCGCTGGTCTTCTGGCTTTTTGCTGTTCATAACCTGGTCGCGTGTTTCCTGCTGAATGCCTGTGTAGCGGGTGCTAACTGTGGCCAGTCCACTGCCTTTTTCATCCAGCTTTACTTTTATACTTCTGTTCTGCTGGTTATCAGTTGCTTCGTAGGAAGTTGTTTTTACCAGCTTGCCTCCTTCTGGGGTAATAAGCAAAGCATGACGATCTCCCGTAAAGCTGCCATTGTAACCTGCCGCCTCAGTTTGGCTGGTGCACTCCAGCCACAGGGTATCCTGAGGCATCGGCACGCAAAGTATAACATGGTTAAACTGGCTGCTCGGGAATTCAGTCTTAATGTCTGGTGTACCTTCTCCGGCATTTATCAGGGCGTAGTAAGACTCAACTCCTACGGCCTCCAACATGGCCTGCGTATAGTTGGACAAGGCTTTACAGTCGCCATAGCCCTTGCTGTCTACAAAGCTCGCCTCAAAAGGCTGCCAGCTACCAATGCCCAACTGGATAGACACATAACGTGTCTTACCCTGCATGTAGTCATATACCAATCGTACCTTCTCTTCTGTGGTTTTGGCATTAGCAGTTAGCTGTTTTAGCTTAGCCACAGTTTCTGCAGGCAGCTTGTTACGGTCTTTATTCAGTTTGTTAATCCAGAGGCCAAAGTCTTTCCATGTTTCCATGCTACCCTTGTAGCCATCCACCTCAAACTCGTTAGGAGCAGTTAGTACCATTGGCACCAGCTCTCTAAAGCTCGGGCCGTATGGCTCGCGTGTTACCGGCTTTAGATTACTCACCTCCCACTGGTACACCTCGTGTGTGGCGTTGCTACTGATTTGCGCCTTCCTGGGCACGTTACTTTCAAGATACCGAAGCTTTGAGCCTAACGGCACCTGCACCTGCAGGCTTGCCTTCTCCACCGAAAGGCTTTCCTCGCTCTGCGGGTACCAGCGCGGATAGAACATCGTATTCGACTGTGTTACCTCGTACTCAAACTCTACTGTGTAAGGGTAAACATTGTAGTCTAGGCTGGCAATCTTAACGCGGCTGTCCTCATACACGGAGATGCTGCTGATTGCACTCACGTCCTTAATATCGCTGCTCTTGAGCTTCTTTATTTTTTTACCAAACCGGTCATAGGAGGT is a genomic window containing:
- a CDS encoding DUF3857 domain-containing protein, giving the protein MLSINRKYKWLCGLLSWLLLAPQLVAAGEVSLGELSKGANAVIRSEETTFIVNSINSGTTRFKTTITILNENGDDHATLYVPYNNKMSKVTSINGTSYDRFGKKIKKLKSSDIKDVSAISSISVYEDSRVKIASLDYNVYPYTVEFEYEVTQSNTMFYPRWYPQSEESLSVEKASLQVQVPLGSKLRYLESNVPRKAQISSNATHEVYQWEVSNLKPVTREPYGPSFRELVPMVLTAPNEFEVDGYKGSMETWKDFGLWINKLNKDRNKLPAETVAKLKQLTANAKTTEEKVRLVYDYMQGKTRYVSIQLGIGSWQPFEASFVDSKGYGDCKALSNYTQAMLEAVGVESYYALINAGEGTPDIKTEFPSSQFNHVILCVPMPQDTLWLECTSQTEAAGYNGSFTGDRHALLITPEGGKLVKTTSYEATDNQQNRSIKVKLDEKGSGLATVSTRYTGIQQETRDQVMNSKKPEDQRKWLYENTTAPPFEISKYSFTQQKDRLPSVTESLELSLRQCATLSGKRMFLTPNLMSRWSHVPNQSEKRLTEVVRVMAYLDVDTVEIEMPAGYSVEYLPGAVQHKSVFGEYSASVKVDGQHVTYMRRMKMNKGRFAPETYAQLIEFYNSIIKSDSEQIVFVKNVQ